A window of Oryza glaberrima chromosome 2, OglaRS2, whole genome shotgun sequence genomic DNA:
CTTTATGGACACCACATTTTTCCTctcctataaatacccctccaCACATGAGCAGCCTCTTGCAACCATCAACaagatacacaaaaaaaaaaaagaaaatcatatataGTCCTAGCTAGTCTCCTAGACTCCTAGTCCTAGCTGCAAGAAAGCCACATTGGCCATGGGATCGTTGGGTCCAAGCGTGGTGAGGCTGCAGCCCAAGGCCgagaagacgacggcggcggccggcggtgagcagcagcacggcggcggcggcggcgggtgtggCGGGTCGTCGTTCCGGATGCCGCTGCACTACCCGCGGTACAAGAAGGCGGAGTACGAGGCGATGCCGGAGTGGCGGGTGGACTGCCTGCTCCGGGAGTACGGGCTCCccgtcgacggcgacctcgACGCCAAGCGGCGGTTCGCCATGGGCGCCTTCCTCTGGCCCGACCAGTactagctctagctagctacatCCATCGCATCAGCTACTACGTACGTTGCTGCAGCTAAGCTACTCTCCCTCTCCGTCCGAAAATTTGAAGAGCCTAAAATCGAAAGGGATATTTTCTAATACCACGAATCCGGATACGCTGCTCCATAGCAACTTAATTTTCCTCCTCTCCGACCCGACTACGCTGCACTATAGCTCCTACATTTACGGTTCTTGGTAGACGCGAGCTGACCGATCGACCAAGCCGTAAACGTTTTTGCATCCGACGTACAGTACGGGGTATGTTAGATGCCCCTCCAAGTGTGTGTTTCGACTAAGCCATATCATATTTTCTTATGTTGTGCTGCACATTATATAGTGTACTGGACACTGTTGTATTATATAGGCACGTGCATCTATGTACGTATGTTATCAACTTGTAATACAAATATATTCAGTATATGTTATCACATTGTAAATTGTGTTTCATGCgattcctacaaaattcctgCATTTTAAATAATGCTTTGGTTTGATTTTGGGTTTCGTCATATCCCAATTGAcattgctctctctctctctctctccatctgtTGGGTTTAGTctcacatcggtaattgatgatgggggagcacgacttaaaaggtgggggcggtcctcacccatcagactagtcttttgggttgtatAGGCTCGAGACCTAAAGCTGTGGCTTCCgttgggcctgtggtggagAATGCCCAATGTGACCTAGGTGACCCACGGTTGGTGGGCTGGGCTTCTTTTGGACAGGatctaaagttgtggctccgaTTAGCCCTGTTGGTGGGGAGGCTAGGTAACAAGTCAACTCACATCGGTAATTGAGTCTTTCTGTGGGTCCGTGGGTCAATGGTGGGGAGGCCAGGTAACAAGTCACACGGATATCAGGGTTGATGTGAcaggggagattgttgggtttagtctcACATCGGTAATTGAGTCTTCGGGGCCACACGGACATCGgggttgatgtgacgggggAGCATGGGGTACTCCTAATGGGCGGGTACTCCTAATGGGGTACTCCtaagcgatcacccgcccctcccccttacTACTttacctccccttcttctcttactACTACACCatacaaatttgaattaaaattcaaatttgaaatgggtatataaactttttacttataaactttgggtctataaactaatatttgaatttaaattcaaatttgaatcgggtatgtaaagttttgacttataaactttggctctataaactttaggtgtataaactttagatgtatagaaatactatatatagaaaatatttgaattcaaattcaaatttgaacggatataattcaaattcaaatttgaatcgggtatgtaaacttttgacttataaactttgggtctataaactttaggtgtataaactttagatgcatagaaatactatatataaaaaaaatatttgaattcaaattcaaatttaaatcggatatataaacttttgacttataaacttttggtctctaaactttagatgtgtaaacttaaggtgtataaactttagatgtgtaaacttgaggtgtataaactttaggtgcataaatttactaaaataggaaagtaatgcggtgccaaaaaaaggaaaccaagtggagggagggagggggaagggggatcgatcgctacccTTGTCACCGGGCGATCGATCACCCATTAGCACTTCCGGGGAGAATGTTGGGTTTAGTCTCACATTGGTAATtgagattgttgggtttagtcccacatgacttaaaaggtggggacggtcctcacccatcagactagtcttttgggttgtgtaggcccagGACCTGAAGTTGTGGCGGCCTGTGGTGGAGTAGGCtcaatgtgacctgggtggcTCACGGTTGGTGGGCTGGGCTGCACACTCTAACACCATCCAAACTAATCAGATCATATGTCCACAATTTCAACACTTATTTGGCCAGTGAAATTTTCTTAATTGCGTACCAAGACATGATAATGTAACTTTTCATGTTTTTGGTCAAATATGGAAACCGGCAAACTACATAAGCTAATGTTTCCTAGTGCCACGTACAATTCCACGTTAATTTCCAAATCCTAGAATTGATTAGTCTCCACTAGCATAgagcccgtgcattgcaacggaaaACAAATTAAGTTAAAATAAATTGAGTTTCTActttattaaatcaattaataCGCACGTATTTAGTCCAAGTAATACTATGATTTTCCTTATTGAATATGTAAGTGATTTTAAAATCTAAAGAGAGCCAATAATTAACCAGGAGAAGACTCACTGAAAGGTGGTGTGGTGTAACAGTATAGATTATGGGGCTCATATATCAGCGGTAAAGATGATATGAAAATAGACACAACCACTACTTAGaaagtagtagtatatattctCTTTCCCAATCTATTTTTAATTCTCCAGAGCAATTAATTTTCTTCTATTGACATGCACTTTATTGTTGAAGTTATATTATGTCACGTTCATGCACCTTAAACTTTTAATTGAAATTTAAAGACTATTGGTCTGATGGTCTCCCCGGCCATATAACTAAAaagttcagatttttttttaagcgtGTGTACTTTTTAAAATCTGTTTGTCTGTATATAATCATACCGTAGAAAAACACGGGGTGTCATTTAGCTTTTTTAAGCAAGAGAGAGCCAACCACAAAGCAACTCTAGTTGAATTTTTACCCtcttaaaataaatagttgaattatttttgtttatcatagttttttttttaaaaaaaatttactcTCTTCCCAATATTTTTAGCAAGAGAGAACCAACCTCTAAAGCAACTCTAGTTGAATTTTACTATCTTAAAATAAAGTAc
This region includes:
- the LOC127763053 gene encoding uncharacterized protein LOC127763053: MGSLGPSVVRLQPKAEKTTAAAGGEQQHGGGGGGCGGSSFRMPLHYPRYKKAEYEAMPEWRVDCLLREYGLPVDGDLDAKRRFAMGAFLWPDQY